One Elaeis guineensis isolate ETL-2024a chromosome 10, EG11, whole genome shotgun sequence genomic window carries:
- the LOC105033470 gene encoding aspartic proteinase PCS1: MASSASTSILLIFPCFLLFQPFHSLSMTTAGTTTTTTTVTTTTPTTKTDKPLILPLRAQKVAPSSLPRPPNKLLFHHNVSLTVSLSVGSPAQNVSLVLDTGSELSWLLCDSKTSPSFRPRASSSYSPIPCSSPTCRSQTRDLPIPASCDASRLCHVALSYADASSSEGTLAADLFSLGASPPLRTAFGCMAAAYSSATGDPAAVGMLGMNRGSLSFVSQTNTRRFSYCISDRDSSGLLLLGHATLSFLPLNYTPLVKISLPLPYFDRVAYSIQLEGIRVGAVLLPIPKTVLVPDHTGAGQTMVDSGTQFTFLLGEAYNALKIEFLRQTKGVLPPLGEPNFVFQGAFDACFRVPERRPLPRLPAVVLMFQGAEVAVSGERLLYRVGGERRGWDGVWCLTFGNSDLVALSAYVIGHHHQQNVWVEYDLENGRLGFAPFRCDLASQRLGVVL, encoded by the coding sequence ATGGCCTCCTCTGCTTCTACTTCCATTCTTCTCATATTCCCTTGTTTTCTTCTCTTTCAACCCTTCCACTCTCTCTCCATGACAACAGCAGGAACTACAACAACAACAACTACTGTTACTACCACAACACCAACAACAAAGACTGATAAGCCACTTATTTTGCCTCTCAGAGCCCAAAAGGTGGCACCTTCATCACTCCCCAGGCCTCCCAACAAGCTGCTCTTCCACCACAATGTCAGCCTCACCGTTTCCCTCTCCGTCGGCTCCCCGGCCCAGAACGTCTCCCTGGTCCTCGACACCGGCAGCGAGCTCTCCTGGCTCCTCTGCGACTCCAAAACCTCGCCGTCCTTCCGCCCCCGCGCCTCCTCTTCCTACTCCCCCATCCCCTGCTCCTCCCCGACCTGCCGCTCCCAGACTCGCGACCTCCCAATCCCGGCATCCTGCGACGCCTCTCGCCTCTGCCACGTCGCCCTCTCCTACGCCGACGCCTCCTCCTCCGAGGGCACTCTCGCCGCCGACCTCTTCTCCCTCGGCGCCTCCCCTCCCCTGCGCACCGCCTTCGGCTGCATGGCCGCCGCTTACTCCTCTGCCACCGGCGATCCAGCCGCCGTCGGCATGCTCGGAATGAACCGGGGGTCCCTCTCCTTTGTCTCCCAGACCAACACCCGCCGCTTCTCCTACTGCATCTCCGACCGCGACTCCTCCGGCCTCCTCCTCCTCGGCCACGCCACCCTCTCCTTCCTCCCCCTCAACTACACTCCTCTTGTCAagatctctctccccctcccctaCTTCGACCGCGTCGCGTATTCCATCCAATTGGAGGGCATCCGCGTCGGCGCCGTCCTCCTCCCCATCCCCAAAACCGTCCTCGTCCCGGACCACACCGGCGCCGGCCAGACCATGGTAGACTCCGGCACCCAGTTCACCTTCCTCCTCGGCGAGGCCTACAACGCCTTGAAAATCGAATTTTTACGGCAGACCAAGGGAGTACTCCCCCCTCTGGGCGAGCCCAACTTCGTATTCCAGGGGGCCTTCGACGCCTGCTTCCGGGTGCCGGAGAGGCGGCCGCTGCCACGGCTGCCGGCGGTAGTGCTGATGTTCCAGGGGGCGGAGGTGGCGGTCTCCGGCGAGCGGCTGCTCTACCGGGTTGGCGGAGAGCGGCGAGGATGGGACGGGGTGTGGTGTTTAACGTTCGGCAACTCGGACTTGGTGGCGCTCTCGGCGTACGTTATAGGGCACCACCACCAGCAGAACGTGTGGGTCGAGTACGATCTGGAAAACGGCCGGCTCGGGTTCGCGCCGTTCCGATGCGACCTCGCGAGCCAGAGGCTGGGTGTGGTCCTATGA